One part of the Candidatus Hydrogenedentota bacterium genome encodes these proteins:
- a CDS encoding CocE/NonD family hydrolase, with amino-acid sequence MTRHFPKIALAIILALTLCCLHTTAQPPMAGDYSPIQYEITATRNLDAPVRDGALLKCDIFRPAAEGRFPAILQITPYNKDGMATRAQKFAPRGYVVVNVDSRGRFESGGDWDPFSPQHKTDGYDLVQWIAAQPWCNGNVGMYGLSYMGWTQWWTASQAPTALKAIVPEVAPPDHFYNCPYQNGIYVSWMIDWAGNMSARLPHSAGPGGYGGFAVGREQAYSKLPYIDFDKTRNYLPNDWWRKWILQNTAEGEYWKAIAYQTPEDYARITVPSLAITGWFDADFPGSPMNYLAMKDHGGTPEARRPRMVIGPWQHIINTERVAAGVDFGPDAIIDWDGYVIRWFDYHLKGIENGVLDDPPVHVFVMGRNAWRAAEDWPLPQTQFTKYYLHSDGEANGAAGDGHLSTEAPGEEAPDHYVYIPLDPTPSPAFGNGHIDGPRDVQTSSARNDVLVYDTPALTEDVEVVGPITATLFAATSGHDTDWMIRIIDVQPDGRALFLGEGVMRARHRDPEKSGTFNPSALTTLTPGETYEYTLEFHRPTGNLFKQGHRIRIEISSSYFPYYLRNPNTPEPNIGLATAFQTVTQTVLHDSAHPSHVILPIIPTGT; translated from the coding sequence ATGACGAGGCACTTCCCTAAAATCGCACTGGCCATCATCCTCGCCCTCACCCTGTGCTGCCTCCACACCACCGCCCAGCCGCCAATGGCAGGCGACTATTCGCCCATCCAGTACGAAATCACCGCGACGCGGAACCTCGACGCGCCGGTACGCGATGGGGCCCTGCTGAAGTGCGACATCTTTCGCCCGGCCGCTGAAGGCCGCTTTCCCGCCATCCTGCAGATCACCCCCTACAACAAAGATGGGATGGCGACCCGTGCGCAGAAATTCGCACCACGGGGCTATGTCGTGGTGAATGTTGACTCGCGGGGTCGCTTCGAATCCGGCGGGGACTGGGATCCCTTCTCCCCCCAGCACAAGACCGATGGCTACGACCTGGTGCAGTGGATCGCCGCGCAGCCCTGGTGCAACGGCAATGTGGGCATGTATGGCCTGTCCTACATGGGCTGGACGCAATGGTGGACGGCCTCGCAGGCGCCGACCGCGCTCAAGGCCATCGTGCCGGAGGTGGCGCCACCCGATCACTTTTACAATTGCCCGTACCAGAACGGCATCTACGTGTCCTGGATGATCGACTGGGCGGGTAACATGTCCGCCCGCCTCCCCCACAGCGCGGGTCCCGGCGGCTACGGTGGCTTTGCCGTGGGCCGCGAGCAGGCCTACAGCAAACTCCCCTATATCGATTTCGACAAGACGCGCAACTATCTGCCCAATGACTGGTGGCGCAAGTGGATCCTGCAGAACACCGCCGAGGGCGAATACTGGAAGGCCATCGCCTATCAGACGCCCGAGGACTACGCCCGGATCACCGTGCCGTCCCTCGCCATCACGGGATGGTTTGACGCGGACTTTCCCGGCTCACCCATGAACTACCTCGCGATGAAGGATCACGGCGGGACACCCGAAGCCCGACGCCCCCGCATGGTCATCGGGCCGTGGCAGCACATCATCAACACCGAGCGCGTGGCGGCGGGCGTGGACTTCGGGCCTGACGCCATCATCGATTGGGACGGCTATGTGATCCGCTGGTTCGACTATCACCTGAAGGGCATCGAGAATGGCGTGCTCGACGATCCGCCGGTCCACGTTTTCGTGATGGGTCGCAACGCCTGGCGCGCCGCAGAGGACTGGCCCCTGCCCCAGACTCAGTTTACGAAGTACTACCTCCACAGCGATGGTGAAGCCAATGGCGCGGCGGGCGACGGCCACTTGAGCACGGAGGCACCGGGCGAGGAAGCACCGGATCACTACGTCTACATTCCCCTCGACCCCACACCCTCTCCCGCCTTCGGCAACGGCCACATCGATGGCCCACGGGACGTGCAGACCTCAAGCGCGCGAAACGATGTGCTCGTCTACGATACGCCCGCGCTGACGGAGGATGTCGAAGTGGTGGGCCCCATCACAGCCACGCTCTTCGCCGCCACGAGCGGCCACGACACGGACTGGATGATACGGATAATCGACGTTCAACCCGATGGCCGCGCGCTGTTCCTGGGCGAAGGCGTCATGCGGGCCCGTCATCGCGATCCCGAAAAAAGCGGTACCTTCAACCCATCTGCGCTAACAACCCTGACGCCGGGCGAGACCTACGAATACACCCTGGAGTTCCATCGCCCCACAGGCAACCTGTTCAAACAAGGCCACCGCATCCGCATCGAAATATCCAGCAGCTATTTCCCCTACTATCTGCGCAATCCCAACACGCCCGAACCCAACATCGGCCTGGCGACCGCCTTTCAAACCGTGACGCAAACGGTGCTGCACGATTCGGCCCATCCCTCGCACGTGATCCTGCCGATCATTCCAACAGGCACCTGA